Proteins encoded by one window of Lepeophtheirus salmonis chromosome 3, UVic_Lsal_1.4, whole genome shotgun sequence:
- the LOC121114876 gene encoding MOG interacting and ectopic P-granules protein 1 isoform X2, which produces MSGSEEEEKREELLFEKNGSGGDEDMEALEEEEEEEERDFELEGENGGKCENGAEKDSLGRVNGRRRKSPLGVRREVLLDEGEEEEEEVEMDEDDLNDVEEIKDDSDIMEVEEEEDPLGLGSDKKTTPLMMKKPSGTSPLASGPKKVVTIDDVKVLHKIAASNRKESAAAAAKNNVVLIDTDSILAGKSGVTITPASRPKTNSLPNLPAGVTISHAPKVGHNASSSSSITKKPELNDPNLTDDTFVVEAPSFIVPYVYEKPPKETFSAFWEDIKKLQDKIRDEKRKKKEQEAEKLRKRKEEGEEEDPEFDPDAVIVEDEKAKLSSESSSEEEDEILQPSKKAQSENYFESPLGKFFMDLGMNLVQEAVQTDLLKQQIRKSQRDKSATVMHAIMSLKKNLEASKENNRDFHLDMKKCKICSYKTESQLVMASHLEMPHIRMTFYRCNFCPYETKLPQEVLFHMMAQHGIRSKLERSPFLHQCPQCPFEDNMKGKLTRHKTACDKRFRPEKNLEPAFDWEPPAKIPKPPVSRTSGRVYSSFSGGPIPGSLLSSTTNVRSNINKGFYSGMPQLQLGGSSISMARSGSGRSGFTGMQSGGRQMVGGQFMNNQVVLQALNQGGRSVSSNSSVLLPGNLANSGSVTIQSVNQRNSRGPNSPSISITPLPGRSSSGNSVRPSPSVMRPGQPNAGQGKGNLVICEICDGFIKDLEQLRNHMQWIHKVKIHPKMIYNRPPLNCQKCQYRFFTDQGLERHLLGSHGLVTASMQELANKGQDSGRCPVCGKVYQWKLLNHVAKDHQKSLKPAHLSYKCTVCTATFGQYKLFENHVYTAHSGAAKKSDKSKVGSKPAASSSPNILKPPQLSDEITIIPQKKSNITSSNTYESKNNPKV; this is translated from the exons ATGAGCGGATCTGAGGAGGAAGAGAAGCGCGAGGAGTTGTTGTTCGAGAAGAATGGGAGCGGAGGGGACGAGGACATGGAGGCAttggaggaggaggaagaagaggaAGAGCGAGACTTTGAGTTGGAAGGTGAAAATGGAGGGAAATGTGAGAACGGGGCTGAGAAGGACTCTTTGGGGCGAGTGAATGGAAGGCGTCGAAAGAGTCCCCTGGGAGTGCGGCGAGAGGTTCTCCTGGATGAaggggaggaggaggaggaagaagtGGAAATGGATGAGGATGATCTGAATGATGTGGAAGAGATCAAGGATGACTCTGACATCATGGAAGTGGAGGAGGAAGAGGATCCTTTGGGACTGGGCTCTGATAAGAAGACGACTCCTCTCATGATGAAGAAACCCAGCGGAACTTCTCCTCTTGCCTCAGGACCAAAGAAAGTTGTCACCATTGATGATGTCAAAGTTTTACATAAAATTGCTGCCTCCAACCGAAAGGAATCTGCAGCAGCAGCAGCCAAGAACAACGTCGTCCTCATTGATACGGATTCCATTCTTGCGGGAAAGTCTGGTGTGACGATTACACCGGCTTCACGTCCTAAAACCAACTCGCTTCCGAATCTCCCAGCAGGAGTGACCATCAGTCATGCACCTAAGGTGGGACATAATGCCTCGTCGTCCTCCTCCATCACTAAAAAACCAGAGTTGAATGACCCTAATTTGACAGATGACACGTTTGTTGTAGAAGCTCCGAGTTTTATCGTTCCTTACGTCTATGAAAAACCTCCCAAAGAGACTTTTTCTGCATTCTGGGAGGATATCAAAAAGTTGCAAGACAAAATCAGAGATGAAAAACgcaagaaaaaagaacaagagGCCGAAAAATTGAGAAAGCGCAAGGAGGAAGGAGAGGAAGAGGATCCCGAGTTTGACCCTGATGCTGTGATTGTTGAGGATGAAAAAGCCAAGCTAAGTTCAGAGTCCTCATCTGAAGAAGAAGACGAAATCCTTCAGCCCTCTAAAAAAGCCCAGTCGGAAAACTACTTTGAAAGTCCACTAGGaaaattttttatggatttggGAATGAATTTAGTGCAAGAGGCAGTACAAACAGATCTCTTAAAACAACAAATTCGTAAGAGCCAACGCGATAAATCAGCCACGGTCATGCACGCTATCATGTCCCTTAAAAAGAATTTAGAGgcttcaaaagaaaataatagagACTTTCATTtagatatgaaaaaatgtaaaatctgTTCCTACAAAACTGAGTCTCAACTCGTAATGGCCTCGCATTTAGAAATGCCTCATATTCGAATGACTTTTTATCGATGTAATTTCTGCCCTTATGAAACAAAGCTTCCACAAGAAGTGTTATTCCATATGATGGCTCAACATGGAATTCGAAGTAAACTAGAACGTTCTCCATTTTTACACCAATGCCCACAATGTCCCTTTGAAGATAACATGAAAGGAAAATTAACGCGACATAAAACAGCATGTGATAAAAGATTTCGACCAGAAAAGAATTTGGAACCTGCTTTTGACTGGGAACCTCCCGCGAAAATCCCAAAACCACCCGTCTCACGTACTTCTGGCAGGGTTTACTCATCCTTCTCTGGAGGTCCTATTCCGGGAAGTTTATTATCTTCCACCACTAATGTACGTTCTAATATAAATAAGGGATTCTATTCTGGTATGCCACAATTGCAACTCGGAGGATCATCTATAAGCATGGCAAGATCAGGCTCTGGGAGAT CTGGATTTACTGGTATGCAGTCAGGAGGACGGCAAATGGTCGGAGGCCAGTTTATGAATAATCAAGTAGTATTGCAGGCCCTTAACCAAGGTGGTCGTTCAGTTTCGAGCAATTCATCTGTACTTTTGCCCGGCAACTTAGCAAATTCAGGTTCCGTTACTATTCag AGTGTAAATCAAAGGAATTCGCGAGGTCCAAATTCACCTAGTATATCAATAACTCCTCTTCCGGGTAGAAGCTCATCTGGAAATTCTGTCCGTCCTTCGCCCTCTGTGATGAGGCCTGGTCAACCCAATGCTGGCCAAGGAAAGGGAAATCTTGTTATTTGTGAAATTTGTGACGGTTTTATTAAGGACTTGGAACAACTAAGAAATCATATGCAATGGATTCATAAG gttaaAATTCATCCCAAGATGATATATAATCGTCCTCCTCTGAACTGTCAAAAGTGTCAATACAGATTTTTCACCGATCAAGGGCTAGAAAGACATTTGCTGGGATCTCACGGTCTTGTTACTGCAAGTATGCAAGAGCTGGCGAATAAAGGACAGGATTCTGGGAGATGTCCAGTTTGTGGAAAG GTTTATCAGTGGAAACTTCTTAACCACGTGGCTAAAGATCATCAGAAATCATTAAAACCTGCGCATTTATCCTACAAGTGTACTGTATGTACAGCAACCTTCGGTCAATATAAGCTTTTTGAAAACCATGTATACACCGCTCACAG TGGTGCTGCAAAGAAATCAGATAAATCCAAAGTTGGTAGCAAACCCGCTGCATCTTCATctccaaatatattaaaacctCCTCAACTGTCTGATGAAATTACGATCATTCCGCAGAAAAAGTCTAATATTACATCCTCAAATActtatgaatcaaaaaataatcccaaGGTGTGA
- the Bka gene encoding rRNA-processing protein FCF1 homolog yields MPKAKRTKKFATMKRMLSLNDSRIKEEHRVKPNKEKKKDLQEIEETVAPQVSSALFFQYNTQLGPPFHVIIDTNFINFSIKNKMDIVQSMMDTLYAKCIPYITDCVLGELEKLGSKFRIALKIVKDSKFERLPCMHKGTYADDCIVQRVTQHKCYIVATCDKDLKRRIRKIPGVPIMYLTQHRYSIERMPDAYGAPKS; encoded by the coding sequence ATGCCAAAAgcaaaaaggacaaaaaaattcGCTACCATGAAGCGAATGCTTAGTCTTAATGACTCCAGGATCAAGGAGGAACATAGAGTGAAACcaaataaggaaaagaaaaaggatcTACAGGAAATAGAAGAAACCGTAGCTCCTCAAGTCTCATCGGCCTTATTCTTTCAGTATAACACTCAATTAGGGCCCCCTTTTCACGTCATTATAGATACaaactttatcaatttttccATTAAGAACAAGATGGACATAGTTCAATCAATGATGGATACTCTCTACGCTAAGTGCATACCCTATATTACAGACTGTGTTTTAGGAGAGTTAGAAAAACTCGGAAGTAAATTCCGTATTGCACTAAAGATTGTGAAGGattctaaatttgaaagacTTCCTTGTATGCATAAGGGAACATATGCTGACGATTGTATAGTACAGAGAGTTACTCAGCATAAGTGCTACATTGTTGCTACTTGTGATAAAGATTTGAAAAGACGTATTCGAAAAATTCCTGGCGTTCCTATTATGTATTTGACTCAACACAGATATTCCATTGAAAGGATGCCGGATGCATATGGCGCACCCAAATCTTGA
- the LOC121114876 gene encoding MOG interacting and ectopic P-granules protein 1 isoform X1, whose translation MSVEQRIVLRVREERDRERAMSGSEEEEKREELLFEKNGSGGDEDMEALEEEEEEEERDFELEGENGGKCENGAEKDSLGRVNGRRRKSPLGVRREVLLDEGEEEEEEVEMDEDDLNDVEEIKDDSDIMEVEEEEDPLGLGSDKKTTPLMMKKPSGTSPLASGPKKVVTIDDVKVLHKIAASNRKESAAAAAKNNVVLIDTDSILAGKSGVTITPASRPKTNSLPNLPAGVTISHAPKVGHNASSSSSITKKPELNDPNLTDDTFVVEAPSFIVPYVYEKPPKETFSAFWEDIKKLQDKIRDEKRKKKEQEAEKLRKRKEEGEEEDPEFDPDAVIVEDEKAKLSSESSSEEEDEILQPSKKAQSENYFESPLGKFFMDLGMNLVQEAVQTDLLKQQIRKSQRDKSATVMHAIMSLKKNLEASKENNRDFHLDMKKCKICSYKTESQLVMASHLEMPHIRMTFYRCNFCPYETKLPQEVLFHMMAQHGIRSKLERSPFLHQCPQCPFEDNMKGKLTRHKTACDKRFRPEKNLEPAFDWEPPAKIPKPPVSRTSGRVYSSFSGGPIPGSLLSSTTNVRSNINKGFYSGMPQLQLGGSSISMARSGSGRSGFTGMQSGGRQMVGGQFMNNQVVLQALNQGGRSVSSNSSVLLPGNLANSGSVTIQSVNQRNSRGPNSPSISITPLPGRSSSGNSVRPSPSVMRPGQPNAGQGKGNLVICEICDGFIKDLEQLRNHMQWIHKVKIHPKMIYNRPPLNCQKCQYRFFTDQGLERHLLGSHGLVTASMQELANKGQDSGRCPVCGKVYQWKLLNHVAKDHQKSLKPAHLSYKCTVCTATFGQYKLFENHVYTAHSGAAKKSDKSKVGSKPAASSSPNILKPPQLSDEITIIPQKKSNITSSNTYESKNNPKV comes from the exons ATGAGTGTTGAGCAGAGGATAGTGCTAAGAGTGAGAGAAGAGAGGGATCGAGAAAG AGCCATGAGCGGATCTGAGGAGGAAGAGAAGCGCGAGGAGTTGTTGTTCGAGAAGAATGGGAGCGGAGGGGACGAGGACATGGAGGCAttggaggaggaggaagaagaggaAGAGCGAGACTTTGAGTTGGAAGGTGAAAATGGAGGGAAATGTGAGAACGGGGCTGAGAAGGACTCTTTGGGGCGAGTGAATGGAAGGCGTCGAAAGAGTCCCCTGGGAGTGCGGCGAGAGGTTCTCCTGGATGAaggggaggaggaggaggaagaagtGGAAATGGATGAGGATGATCTGAATGATGTGGAAGAGATCAAGGATGACTCTGACATCATGGAAGTGGAGGAGGAAGAGGATCCTTTGGGACTGGGCTCTGATAAGAAGACGACTCCTCTCATGATGAAGAAACCCAGCGGAACTTCTCCTCTTGCCTCAGGACCAAAGAAAGTTGTCACCATTGATGATGTCAAAGTTTTACATAAAATTGCTGCCTCCAACCGAAAGGAATCTGCAGCAGCAGCAGCCAAGAACAACGTCGTCCTCATTGATACGGATTCCATTCTTGCGGGAAAGTCTGGTGTGACGATTACACCGGCTTCACGTCCTAAAACCAACTCGCTTCCGAATCTCCCAGCAGGAGTGACCATCAGTCATGCACCTAAGGTGGGACATAATGCCTCGTCGTCCTCCTCCATCACTAAAAAACCAGAGTTGAATGACCCTAATTTGACAGATGACACGTTTGTTGTAGAAGCTCCGAGTTTTATCGTTCCTTACGTCTATGAAAAACCTCCCAAAGAGACTTTTTCTGCATTCTGGGAGGATATCAAAAAGTTGCAAGACAAAATCAGAGATGAAAAACgcaagaaaaaagaacaagagGCCGAAAAATTGAGAAAGCGCAAGGAGGAAGGAGAGGAAGAGGATCCCGAGTTTGACCCTGATGCTGTGATTGTTGAGGATGAAAAAGCCAAGCTAAGTTCAGAGTCCTCATCTGAAGAAGAAGACGAAATCCTTCAGCCCTCTAAAAAAGCCCAGTCGGAAAACTACTTTGAAAGTCCACTAGGaaaattttttatggatttggGAATGAATTTAGTGCAAGAGGCAGTACAAACAGATCTCTTAAAACAACAAATTCGTAAGAGCCAACGCGATAAATCAGCCACGGTCATGCACGCTATCATGTCCCTTAAAAAGAATTTAGAGgcttcaaaagaaaataatagagACTTTCATTtagatatgaaaaaatgtaaaatctgTTCCTACAAAACTGAGTCTCAACTCGTAATGGCCTCGCATTTAGAAATGCCTCATATTCGAATGACTTTTTATCGATGTAATTTCTGCCCTTATGAAACAAAGCTTCCACAAGAAGTGTTATTCCATATGATGGCTCAACATGGAATTCGAAGTAAACTAGAACGTTCTCCATTTTTACACCAATGCCCACAATGTCCCTTTGAAGATAACATGAAAGGAAAATTAACGCGACATAAAACAGCATGTGATAAAAGATTTCGACCAGAAAAGAATTTGGAACCTGCTTTTGACTGGGAACCTCCCGCGAAAATCCCAAAACCACCCGTCTCACGTACTTCTGGCAGGGTTTACTCATCCTTCTCTGGAGGTCCTATTCCGGGAAGTTTATTATCTTCCACCACTAATGTACGTTCTAATATAAATAAGGGATTCTATTCTGGTATGCCACAATTGCAACTCGGAGGATCATCTATAAGCATGGCAAGATCAGGCTCTGGGAGAT CTGGATTTACTGGTATGCAGTCAGGAGGACGGCAAATGGTCGGAGGCCAGTTTATGAATAATCAAGTAGTATTGCAGGCCCTTAACCAAGGTGGTCGTTCAGTTTCGAGCAATTCATCTGTACTTTTGCCCGGCAACTTAGCAAATTCAGGTTCCGTTACTATTCag AGTGTAAATCAAAGGAATTCGCGAGGTCCAAATTCACCTAGTATATCAATAACTCCTCTTCCGGGTAGAAGCTCATCTGGAAATTCTGTCCGTCCTTCGCCCTCTGTGATGAGGCCTGGTCAACCCAATGCTGGCCAAGGAAAGGGAAATCTTGTTATTTGTGAAATTTGTGACGGTTTTATTAAGGACTTGGAACAACTAAGAAATCATATGCAATGGATTCATAAG gttaaAATTCATCCCAAGATGATATATAATCGTCCTCCTCTGAACTGTCAAAAGTGTCAATACAGATTTTTCACCGATCAAGGGCTAGAAAGACATTTGCTGGGATCTCACGGTCTTGTTACTGCAAGTATGCAAGAGCTGGCGAATAAAGGACAGGATTCTGGGAGATGTCCAGTTTGTGGAAAG GTTTATCAGTGGAAACTTCTTAACCACGTGGCTAAAGATCATCAGAAATCATTAAAACCTGCGCATTTATCCTACAAGTGTACTGTATGTACAGCAACCTTCGGTCAATATAAGCTTTTTGAAAACCATGTATACACCGCTCACAG TGGTGCTGCAAAGAAATCAGATAAATCCAAAGTTGGTAGCAAACCCGCTGCATCTTCATctccaaatatattaaaacctCCTCAACTGTCTGATGAAATTACGATCATTCCGCAGAAAAAGTCTAATATTACATCCTCAAATActtatgaatcaaaaaataatcccaaGGTGTGA